The genomic stretch AACCTGAGTGGCTCAATTCCCAGGCAACTTGGGGAGTGTTCAAATCTTCAGTTTTTGATTTTAAGTAGAAATGGTCTTGACAGAAGCATTCCCGTCGAGATTAGCAATCTTCAATCTCTTCAAATTCTCGATCTGAGTCAAAATTTGCTTACGGGAGAAATACCTGGACAACTTGGGCTATTGCGCAAATTGGAGACACTCAATCTCTCACATAATCAGCTCTCGGGTTCCATTGCGTCGACCTTTGATGATATGGCAAGCTTGACGTCAATTGACATATCGTACAATGAGTTAGAGGGTGCCTTACCAAACATTCCAGCCTTTCGTAACGCTACAATTGAAGTTGTGAGAGGAAACAAAGGCTTATGTGGAGTTATTGCTGGTCTCAATCCATGTGCAACGACAAGGTCCAAAggcaaaaacaacaacaaaaggcTGCTGCTGATATTGGTTCCAACTTTAGCTTGCCTACTCTCTTTGCTTCTTGTTGTGGGAGGTTCGAGTATCGTACGCCGAAGAGTAAGGAAAACAGAGTCTAGTTCGAAAGATGGAACCAATGAAAACCCGTGGGCAATATTGAGTTTTGATGGAGGAATGGCCTACGAGAGCATTATTGAAGCTACGGAGGAGTTTGATCCCAAATATTGCATCGGTGTGGGAGGACATGGGAGTGTTTACAAGGCCCGGTTGCAAACAGGGGAGACTGTTGCTGTAAAGAAACTTAAGGAAGCAGTGGACGTCGAAATTGCTAGTCGAAAAGCATTTGAAAGGGAGATTCATGCGTTGACCGAAACTCGGCACCGGAACATCGTCAAGCTCTATGGCTTTTGCTTGAGTTCTCGACATTCATTTTTGGTGTACGAGTTCTTGGAATGTGGCAGCTTGAAGGATGTATTGAACAATGAGGAGAGGATAACAACATTTGATTGGAAGAAGAGATTGAATGTCGTTAAAGGTGTGGCTTATGCTTTGTGCTATATGCACCATGAATGCTCTCCTCCTATAATTCATCGAGACGTATCGAGCAAGAACGTTTTACTGGATGCAGAATACGAAGCTCACGTCTCTGATTTTGGCACGGCTAAGGTTCTACAATCTTATTCATCCAATTGGACTTCATTTGCAGGCACCTTTGGATATGCAGCTCCAGGTCAGTTGGTTTCTTCAAAATATCACCCACTTCATTTTATAGACATGAAAATGCTTATACAAGATCCTCATCGTTAGCTACGTTGCTTTATACGTCTAAGTACCTAACACCATATCCAAACCTATTCACACGATCTGAAGGTTCGATGATAGATTGATTGAGATTTAGGCCCATCAATTAATAAATTGAAACTTTTCCTTggagaaattaaatttttaaaaatttcattgaAATCTAAACTATGAGTTAATTGATactaaatttattcaaaataagtTTAGATTAATGAAGCATGGATATTGTATAAAAGCTAGAAAAAATCTGCTCTTTTCTCTATGTAGAACTCGCATACACAATGGAGGTGAACCACAAATGCGATGTTTATAGCTTCGGAGTGGTGACACTAGAAATAATCATGGGAAGACATCCTGGCGATCTCATATCTTCTCTtgcatcctcatcttcatcatccttgCGCCATTCAACAGCTTCTTGGCCACTGAAAGAAGTGTTAGATCAAAGAATTCCATTCCCGGAAGGTGGTGTGCTCGGGGAATTGGCTTTCATGACAAAGATGGCATTTTCGTGCTCAAGTCCCAAACCAGAGCATCGTCCAAGCATGCAACAAGTTTCTCGAGCGATATCGGCACATAACTCAATCGTGTTAAGCGCATCGGAGGACATCAAATTGGAAGAGCTAATTGATCCTACATGCTTCACTTATTGAGATGTTTTGGTCTTTCTGTTGCAGCCTGTGCACCAAGCTGTCTCCTGTATTTTATTTATCTTAGTCAACTTCATTATCTATCTTTGCAATGTATTATTAATTAATGCAAAGCACTTAAGATTCACTGCGACCTGCAATTTCAACCCGAAAGAGATGGACTACAGCGATGACTGCCAATCCTTGAGAATGacctaaaagataacaagatgTTGATATTTCTTATAGCTATCACATTTACTTGTTACCATTCTTCGTTATTGGTGGCTTGTCTTGTAGAATACTGACAGTAGAGAAGGTGATACGCTCAAAAGGTGCTACAGCTCCAAACGTCAAGGAGTTATCCACAAATTGTGAACCTCACTAAAGAAGGATCTAAAATaggaccccttttttttttttcaaatttctggaATTTCATCAAGCAAAACTTGACTTCATGGTTCCCATTGTGTTCCATAAGTAAGTCTCAGTTGTACTTCGTCCATTTCAACACATATGCGCATATGTGTTGTTCCTCGGTGTTACTCCTCCCTTATCTCCTCGTCATGAGAAGTGCCTTGTCTTGCTTCATCTCGAATCTCCTCTACTACTGGCTCTTGCTGGTGCTAGTAACCAAACCAGAAATGAGGAAGTGGAGGCACTCCTAAAAATGGTTGTCTAAGCCAGGCAGCGGGAGTCGCTATACTTTGTCTTCGTGGAATGGAAGCAGCCCTTGTTCGTGGCACGGAATTGGTTGTGATCCTTTCGACGACAAGGATAGTGTATAAGGAGCAATTCTTGTTATGATTAGAAGGCTACATCAATACCAATTAtgacaaaatattttctctaattgcacataaaaataatattaacaaACCGATAAAGGACTTGTATAACACGATAGACCatatttaacaaaataaaatgctCGTAAATAGTTGAACAATGTAGGAATATCTATTATAACATGGtattttatattcaaacaatagatagaaaattgtgttaaaaatgataaaaaaaaattgtataacATGATAGCACATCTGACAAATAATTGTATGGATATGTACTAAATCTCTACTAAAGTATCGATAAGAATGTAACGCATCATTACAATATTGGGCCTAATACGCTAAAAAAG from Rhodamnia argentea isolate NSW1041297 chromosome 2, ASM2092103v1, whole genome shotgun sequence encodes the following:
- the LOC115730654 gene encoding MDIS1-interacting receptor like kinase 2-like encodes the protein MSSLLIARLFNNQLVGSIPKEIGMLGSLSELDLSNNDLNGSIPTTLGNLSNLAFLYFYGNQLSGSIPLEVGGMRSLVHCQLLYNDLTGPIPPSIGNLTNLNILQLFQNKLSGPIPSSIGNLTNLNILQLYQNKLSGPIPKEIGMLGSLSVLGFHYNNFSGSIPSTIGNLSKLTNLQLASNNFVGHLPHDICAGRALQNFSATDNHFTGPIPRGLRNCTSLIRVRLENNQLKGNISEGLGTYPYLDYLGLSNNELYGELPPRLGEYSNLTSLTISNNRISGVIPFEVGNMTRLHRLDLSSNSLVGEIPKDLGKLTSLLELSLYDNHLVGNIPQELGTLSDLSSINIAGNNLSGSIPRQLGECSNLQFLILSRNGLDRSIPVEISNLQSLQILDLSQNLLTGEIPGQLGLLRKLETLNLSHNQLSGSIASTFDDMASLTSIDISYNELEGALPNIPAFRNATIEVVRGNKGLCGVIAGLNPCATTRSKGKNNNKRLLLILVPTLACLLSLLLVVGGSSIVRRRVRKTESSSKDGTNENPWAILSFDGGMAYESIIEATEEFDPKYCIGVGGHGSVYKARLQTGETVAVKKLKEAVDVEIASRKAFEREIHALTETRHRNIVKLYGFCLSSRHSFLVYEFLECGSLKDVLNNEERITTFDWKKRLNVVKGVAYALCYMHHECSPPIIHRDVSSKNVLLDAEYEAHVSDFGTAKVLQSYSSNWTSFAGTFGYAAPELAYTMEVNHKCDVYSFGVVTLEIIMGRHPGDLISSLASSSSSSLRHSTASWPLKEVLDQRIPFPEGGVLGELAFMTKMAFSCSSPKPEHRPSMQQVSRAISAHNSIVLSASEDIKLEELIDPTCFTY